The genomic window GTCGATGACCCCGGAGAGGACGAAGAAATCGCCGCTGCTCTCCTCGCGCACGAACCAGGCGACCTGGTCGCCGCGCGCATCCACGGCCGAGAGATACCCCTGGTCCATGCCGCGGCTCAGCGCCGCGCCGGCCGGCTTGGCCTGCAAGGACGGGATCGCGATTCCCCTCTGCTCGAGGCGGAACAGGGAGCGCCGGATTTCCCGCTTCAGCTCCTTGTCGACTGCCTGCGTCTCCATCGCCATGAGCAGCTGCGCCGATTCGGGCAGCTCGGCAAACCCCAGCCAGCAGGCCAGGGCGCGCTCGGCCTCGACCGAAGGAGGGTCCACTGCCGCCAGGCGGGCCACCGATTCCGCCGTCGCCTCGAGATTCTCGAGATCGATGCCCATCCCGAGGAGCTCTTCGGTCCCCTTGAGGAGGGCCGTATCGCGTGACTCTTTCTTCTTCTCGTGCTCTTTCGAAGGCTTCTTGCGTATCGTCATCGTGGTTGTCCAGACAAGGTCAGGCGGCCAGCCGGGACGGCGCGACCCGCTGGGCGCAGCGATGCCCGCTGCGCGCCGCGCTTTCCAGGGTCCCCGGCAATCCGGTGTCGGTCCAGTCCCCCGCCAGATAGAAGTTCGGAATCGGAGTGTCGTGCGGCAGACGGAGCCGCTCGACCCCGGGAACGGGCGAGAAGGTGGCGCTCCGTTCCTTGATCACCAGCGAATGCCGGACCTGCGCCGATCGCAGGTCCGGGAAAAAGCGGCCCATTTCACGGCGCGCCAGGTCGATGATCTCTTCGGAGGGGCGCTCGATCAGGCTGCGGGCCGAGCTGGTGACCAGCGCAAGCCGCGCCGGCGCGGGGCGGAAGACCCAGTGGATGTCACTGTCCAAAAGCCCCGCGAAGGAGCGCTCCGGCTGCATCCGCTCCATCCAGAGGTGCACCGACAGGATGGGCGAGCTGGGGATGCGGGCCGCCTTGGAGAAGAAGGGGTCCTCGGCAGGCACCGCCGGCGGAAGAATTCGGCGCAGCGCCTGCGGCGGGACGGAGCTCACCAACGCCGCGGCCGGAAGATAGGAGCCGTCGCGCAGCCGCACGCCGCGGATGCGCCCGCCTTCCATGTCGGTCCCCGCCACCGCGGCGTTCAGGATTACCCGCCCACCCCTCGCTTCGATGTAGGAGCGCGCCGCCGGATCCAGCAGCCTGGAGAGCGGCCGTTTCGGGATGCCGAGGCGTGACCCGGCGCTTCCTTCCATCAGACCCTCGCGCAGCACTGCCTCGAACAATCGTCGCGAAGCGAGATGAGGGTCCTCGTTGAGGGCTGCCACCGCGAGCGGATGCCAGAAGGCACGCCGGCTGGCCGCCGACTGTCCGAGATCGTCGAGCCAGGCTTCCACCGTCTTCTCTCCCGCCCCCGAATCGGCGGGTGCCGCCGGAGTGGCGACGATGCGCCGCACGGCCCCCAGCGAGCGCAACAGGCGCAGCCGCTCTCCGAGCCGCAGCGCCTTATGACCCAGAATCCCCCCGGCGAGATGAAATGGGGAAGGAAGCGGCCAGCAGCGCAGCCGCAGCGCGCGGCCCCCGGCCTCCACCATCGGGACTTCGAGGCGATCCTGGAAAGCGATCCCCTCCTCGCTGCCGATGCGCCGGAGAAAAGCCCGTGCATCGGTGAAACAGGCCATCAGCAGATGCTGGCCGTTATCCACTTCGTCTCCCGTCGTCTTCTCCTCGAAGGAGTGGGCGCGTCCGCCCAGGCGGCTTTTCTCCTCCAGCAGCGTGACGGCATGCCCGCGCTCCGCCAGGGCGGTCGCGCAGGCGAGCCCGGCCCATCCGCCGCCGACGACGAGGATGCCGCCGGAGCCCTGCCCGCTCAGGCTTGAGGCTGCCTGGTCCATGGGGAGAGAGCCTTCTCTGCGATGAATATTCTCAGCGCTATCCCGAGCTTCCGGGCGGCCCCCAGACCGGCCCGCCGCCGGAAGACATCGTAACCCATCCTCTCGATTTCCGTGAGAACGCCCTGATAGATAGTCGCCATGATGCGCGCCGCGAAGAGGCTTGAGCGGTCGGCCGCCGGCAGCAGGCGCTCCGCGGCGCGGTACTGCTCCCTCGCCCTGGCCACCTGGAAGCGCAGCAGATCCATCACTGCCGGCGTCATCCTTCCCTGGATCAGCTCCTCCTCGTCGACGCCGTGCAGCGCCAGCTCCTCCTGCGGCAGGTAGAGCCGGCCCAAGGCGGCGTCGGTCCCCAGGTCCCTGAGGATGTTGGTCAGCTGAAAGGCCAGTCCCAGCTCCTCGGCGTAGCGCCGCGTCTGCGGGCTGCGATAGCCGAAGACCTCGACGCACAGCAGCCCGACGCGGCTGGCCACCTGGAAGCAGTAGCGCCGCAGCTCGGCGAAATCGCGATAGCGGCGGGTCGTCAGATCGGAGCTCACCCCGTCCAGGATCCCCTCGAACTGCTCGCGCGCCAGGGAGTAGCGGCGCACGGCCGGCAGGAGCGCCCGGGTTATCGGGTGCGAGGGAGTCCCTTCGTAGCAGCTACCCAGCTCGCGCCGCCATTCGGCGAGCTGCGCGAGCTTGTCTCCCACCTCGCCCGGCCCGTCGGCCACGTCGTCGCAGGCGCGGCAGAAGGCGTAGATGGCGTAGATCGCCTGGCGCTTTTCCCTGGGCAGCAGGAGGAAGGAGTAGTAGAAGCTGGTTCCCGAGGCGCGTGTCAGTCGCGCCGCGGCGCGCGCCGCTTCCGCGCCGTCGGACGTCACGCTTCCGCCCGCGCCAGCGGCAGGCATGCCCGGAAGGCCAGCGCCGCGATGCCGGAACCTCCCAGCGCCGGCCGCCGCCGATAGACATCGAAGCGGACGCGCCGCGTCCGCTCCAGGATCGACCGGCCTCCCAGCCAGGACAGCTTCACCTGGAAGCCGAGACCGCCGCCGATCAAGGCGGGCAGGTTCCGGCTGCGGGCGTAAAGCGCCTCGGTGCGCCCCGCCAGCTCCTCCATGAGCGCGGCGAACGGCGGCGTGCCGGCGGCCGCTCCCGAGAACAGGTCCTCCTCCCGCACTCCGAACCGCTCTCGATCCTCGCCCGGCACGTAGAGACGGCCGCGCCCGGCGTCGATCGCCAGGTCCTGCCAGAAATTGGTGAGCTGCAGCGCGGTGCACAGCGCATCGGAGCGCCGCTCGAGATCCTCGCCCGATTTGCCGTGGAGTCCCAGCAGGATCCGGCCGATCGGATCGGCCGAGCGGCGGCAATAGTCGAGCACCTCGTCCCAGCGATCGTAGCGCGCCTGCACCGCGTCCTGCCGGAATGCCGAGAGCAGCGCCAGAAACGGCGCCAGCGGCAGGCGGTGTCGCCGCAGCGTGTCGGCGAGCGCTACGAAGACGGGATGCTCCGCCTCGCCCGCGGCCGCGCGCCGCAGGTGGTCTCCCCATTCATCCAGGCGCTCCAGGCGCGATCCGGCGTGCTCCGGCTCGTCGGCGAAATCGTCGGCTCCGCGCGCGAACGCATAGACGGCGGCGACCGGTCCCCTCAAGCGCGCCGGAAGAAAGTAGCTGGCCACCGGGAAGTTCTCGTAGTGCCGGCGGGCGATGCTCCGGCAGGCGGCATAGGCGGCGGCCGGATCGGGCATGGAGGAAGCCCGTTCGGAATCAGCGGGAGAGAGGGACATGGAGCGGCTATCCGAGGATCGGCGTTTCTTCAATGCCCGCGGAGTATTCCACAGTCGCCGCGAATCGGCAACGACACCAGGAACAAGGGCGGGACAGGGATACGCAGCACCTTTGCGGCGGGAATCTTCCGATCAGGCGGGAGCGCGCCGGCCCAGCCCGACGGCGCGCGCGGCGCGCCCGCGGGCGTGGACGGCGATGTAGCGCGCCACATCCCACCAGCTATCCAGCAGAAGCATGCTCACCACATGGCGCTTGATGCCGCGCACGGGAGCGTGCGGCAGCGCGGGATTGTCGGTCTGGACGCGACCCAGGAGGGTGCGGCGCAGAGGGGAGAACTGGAACCGGCGCGCCGGGCCGGGCAGCGTCCCCGGAAAAGCCCGATCGACGTACCCGAAGCTGTAGGCCAGGCAATTCTGCACGCCCCACGCTTTCGCCGTCTCAGAGATACGCTCCCAATCGAAGCTGCCACGGTTGAGCAGGCGCCGCAGGTCTTCGACCCAGATAAGGGCCGGGGATTGGTAATGGTGCGCCAGGTGGACGCTCAGGTGGATCAGGAGATCCTCGTCTCCCAGGCGCTTGAAGGACTCCCCGTCCAGATCGCACGGCACCGCCCGCCGGAAGAGATCCTCCGGGTCGATGCGGCTGCGCTCCACCGACTCCAGGTTCCAGTGAAACTCCAGGTTGGTGGACACCGACCAGGGACTGCGCACCAGCTGGTGATACCAGGTCTCGCGATAGAAGGTCTCTTCTTCCTTGGAGGGCATCCCGAAGCCCTTCGCCCGCAGCGCCGCCGCCAGGCGGGGCCAGCTTCCCTTGTGGATCAGGAAGTCGATGTCGGTCATGGGGCGGAGCTGAATCTCGGGATAGAGCAGCTCCAGGAGCGAGGCCCCTTTGAGGAGGACGAAGTCGATCTTCTCGGCCCTCAGGATGGCGGCAGTCTCCTTCAGCGCCTTCAGCAGGACGAGATTGTCCACCAGCGTCTTGTGGGCCGCCTGGCGCAGTCCGGCCAGCGCCGAGTCGTAGCGCGGCCTCAATCGGGTGGCCCCCTGGTGCGCGATCCCGGCCACCCGATGGGCGCGGCAGAGATCCACTAAAGCGGCCGGATCGGCGCCGCGGATGCCCTCCTTCGGAACGCTCTCGCGGCCCATCATCGAGAGCATCAGGTACTCGTGCAGGTGGACGGCGGCGGATGGGGTGCTTCCGGGGGTGCTCATTGCGGCGTTGATCATAGGTTCCGGGCGCAACCCCCGTCAATGCCGACAATTGCCCCCTTTGCATTTCCCTCCCCCCTCCGCTAGACTCACGCCCGTTTGGCGTCCCGGATCGCCCGTCCCCACCCCGCCCGCCTTCTTCCGGAGCACTGCCGCGGTGAGCACTCTCGGCGTGGTGATCGTCACGCGCGACCGCAGGGATCGGGTTGCCGCTCTCCTCGCCGATCTCGCGTCGCAGCCGCGCGCCGGGGAGGACCGGATCGTCGTGGTGGACAACGGCTCCAGCGACGGGACCCTCGAGGCCATCCGGACCCGTTTCCCCTCCGCCGTCCTCGTCCCGCTGGGGAGGAACCTGGGGGCGCCCGCCGCCCGCAACGCCGGCGTGGCCGCCTGCGAGGGGGAGGTTCTGATTTTCCTGGACGATGACGTGCGCGTGGAAGACCGAGGGTTCCTGGAGAAGGTCCGCAAGGCGTTCGACGGCACGCCGGAGATGGCGGTCGCGGCCTTTCGCATTCTCGACCCCTCCACCCGGCGACCGAGACGATCCGAGATTCCGCGGCGGCTCAAGGAAGAGGAGCGCGAGGCGTGCGAGACGAGCTATTTCATCTCCGCCGGCTGCGCCATCCGGCGCGCCGCCTATGAGCAATCCGGCGGCATGGACGAATCGCTGATCTACGGCTTCGAGGAGCTCGACTTCTCCTACCGGGCGGCGGCCCGCGGCCTGCGCATCTTCTACCGGCCCGACATCGAGGTCCTGCACCATCTGGCGGAGCGTCCCTCCTGGCGCCGCCCCTATTATTTCTATCGCAACAAGATCTGGATCAGCGCCCGCTACCTGCCGTGGAGGATGGTCTTCACGCAGCTGTGCGTCTGGAGCGGCTACTTCCTCAAGGAGACGGTGGCGATCGGCCGGCCCGACGTCTTCGTCCGCGCCCTGGGCGCCGGCCTGCGCGGGCTTCCGAAGCGTCTCCGGCAGAGACGTCAGGACCGCCTTCCGCCCGAGGTAATCCGCCGTCTGAGGACGATTGAAGGGAGGCTTTACTATTAACCGCCGCCGAAAGCGTCCCGGGTCCATCGCGCGGGCCATTGCAGGGGTCCCGGAGCACAATGCAGACCTGCTGTATGCCTGCGGCTATTCCTGCGCCGACCCGATTGCCTGGCTGCGAGTCAGGGGGCGAAGCCTGCTCCTGGTCGGCGATCTTGAAATCGAAGGGGCACGCCGCACGGCTACGGTCGATGCCGTTGTCCCCACCTCGCGGATTGCCGCACGGCTGTCAGAGAGAAGGATCCGTGGAGCGGATCTGCATCGCATCGCCGGAGAGGAGCTGCGGCGCCGAGGCGCCCGCCGGGTAGAGGTCCCCTTCTCTTTCCCGGCCGGCGGGATCGCCCCATTGCGACGCGCCGGACTTCGGGTTTCGAGTGCCGCGGAGCCTTTCTTTCCGGAGCGCTCCCGCAAATCGGCTCCTGAGATCCGCTCGATCCGGGCGGCGCTGCGCGCCGCCGAGGCGGGGCTGGCCGCCGCGGTCATGACGCTCGCCGCCAGCCGCATCGGCCGGGACCGACGGCTCCGTGTGGGGAAGCAGGTCCTCACCTCCGAGATCCTGCGCGAGATAGCGGAGCGGGCGATGTTCGCCGCCGGGGCCGCTCCCGATCGGAGCATCGTCGCGGGAGGCATCCAGGGAGCCGACCCGCACCACCGCGGCTCGGGGCCGCTGGCTGCGCATCGCCCCATCGTCCTGGACTTCTTCCCACGTGACCGTCTGACCGGGTACTATGGGGACATCACGCGCACGGTCGTGAAGGGACGCGCCGATGCCCCGACCCGCAAGGCTTTCCTGGCGGTGCACGAGGCGCAGCGGCTGGCTTTCGAGCTTATCCGGCATGGCGCCGAAGGATCGAAGATCCACGGCCGCCTTCTCGAGTTCTTCC from Candidatus Polarisedimenticolia bacterium includes these protein-coding regions:
- the hpnC gene encoding squalene synthase HpnC is translated as MSLSPADSERASSMPDPAAAYAACRSIARRHYENFPVASYFLPARLRGPVAAVYAFARGADDFADEPEHAGSRLERLDEWGDHLRRAAAGEAEHPVFVALADTLRRHRLPLAPFLALLSAFRQDAVQARYDRWDEVLDYCRRSADPIGRILLGLHGKSGEDLERRSDALCTALQLTNFWQDLAIDAGRGRLYVPGEDRERFGVREEDLFSGAAAGTPPFAALMEELAGRTEALYARSRNLPALIGGGLGFQVKLSWLGGRSILERTRRVRFDVYRRRPALGGSGIAALAFRACLPLARAEA
- the hpnD gene encoding presqualene diphosphate synthase HpnD, which codes for MTSDGAEAARAAARLTRASGTSFYYSFLLLPREKRQAIYAIYAFCRACDDVADGPGEVGDKLAQLAEWRRELGSCYEGTPSHPITRALLPAVRRYSLAREQFEGILDGVSSDLTTRRYRDFAELRRYCFQVASRVGLLCVEVFGYRSPQTRRYAEELGLAFQLTNILRDLGTDAALGRLYLPQEELALHGVDEEELIQGRMTPAVMDLLRFQVARAREQYRAAERLLPAADRSSLFAARIMATIYQGVLTEIERMGYDVFRRRAGLGAARKLGIALRIFIAEKALSPWTRQPQA
- a CDS encoding nucleotidyltransferase family protein, with protein sequence MINAAMSTPGSTPSAAVHLHEYLMLSMMGRESVPKEGIRGADPAALVDLCRAHRVAGIAHQGATRLRPRYDSALAGLRQAAHKTLVDNLVLLKALKETAAILRAEKIDFVLLKGASLLELLYPEIQLRPMTDIDFLIHKGSWPRLAAALRAKGFGMPSKEEETFYRETWYHQLVRSPWSVSTNLEFHWNLESVERSRIDPEDLFRRAVPCDLDGESFKRLGDEDLLIHLSVHLAHHYQSPALIWVEDLRRLLNRGSFDWERISETAKAWGVQNCLAYSFGYVDRAFPGTLPGPARRFQFSPLRRTLLGRVQTDNPALPHAPVRGIKRHVVSMLLLDSWWDVARYIAVHARGRAARAVGLGRRAPA
- a CDS encoding glycosyltransferase, coding for MSTLGVVIVTRDRRDRVAALLADLASQPRAGEDRIVVVDNGSSDGTLEAIRTRFPSAVLVPLGRNLGAPAARNAGVAACEGEVLIFLDDDVRVEDRGFLEKVRKAFDGTPEMAVAAFRILDPSTRRPRRSEIPRRLKEEEREACETSYFISAGCAIRRAAYEQSGGMDESLIYGFEELDFSYRAAARGLRIFYRPDIEVLHHLAERPSWRRPYYFYRNKIWISARYLPWRMVFTQLCVWSGYFLKETVAIGRPDVFVRALGAGLRGLPKRLRQRRQDRLPPEVIRRLRTIEGRLYY
- a CDS encoding M24 family metallopeptidase codes for the protein MKGGFTINRRRKRPGSIARAIAGVPEHNADLLYACGYSCADPIAWLRVRGRSLLLVGDLEIEGARRTATVDAVVPTSRIAARLSERRIRGADLHRIAGEELRRRGARRVEVPFSFPAGGIAPLRRAGLRVSSAAEPFFPERSRKSAPEIRSIRAALRAAEAGLAAAVMTLAASRIGRDRRLRVGKQVLTSEILREIAERAMFAAGAAPDRSIVAGGIQGADPHHRGSGPLAAHRPIVLDFFPRDRLTGYYGDITRTVVKGRADAPTRKAFLAVHEAQRLAFELIRHGAEGSKIHGRLLEFFRETGYPVRRGGRRREGFFHGTGHGLGLELHEPPTIGSRPARLEAGQVITVEPGLYYPWLGGMRIEDVVLVTRGGCSRLTRFPVFLEIP
- the hpnE gene encoding hydroxysqualene dehydroxylase HpnE yields the protein MDQAASSLSGQGSGGILVVGGGWAGLACATALAERGHAVTLLEEKSRLGGRAHSFEEKTTGDEVDNGQHLLMACFTDARAFLRRIGSEEGIAFQDRLEVPMVEAGGRALRLRCWPLPSPFHLAGGILGHKALRLGERLRLLRSLGAVRRIVATPAAPADSGAGEKTVEAWLDDLGQSAASRRAFWHPLAVAALNEDPHLASRRLFEAVLREGLMEGSAGSRLGIPKRPLSRLLDPAARSYIEARGGRVILNAAVAGTDMEGGRIRGVRLRDGSYLPAAALVSSVPPQALRRILPPAVPAEDPFFSKAARIPSSPILSVHLWMERMQPERSFAGLLDSDIHWVFRPAPARLALVTSSARSLIERPSEEIIDLARREMGRFFPDLRSAQVRHSLVIKERSATFSPVPGVERLRLPHDTPIPNFYLAGDWTDTGLPGTLESAARSGHRCAQRVAPSRLAA